In Garra rufa chromosome 15, GarRuf1.0, whole genome shotgun sequence, a single genomic region encodes these proteins:
- the prrg1 gene encoding transmembrane gamma-carboxyglutamic acid protein 1: MGAVFLPADTAHSVLRRLPRANFFLEEMKQGNIQRECREEICNYEEAREAFENDEKTRRFWEEYQRESSPRPGGLESIAGGVHSLYLILPLLLVLLLIAAVSITVWRCHSRKRSQQSPAIGRPQRDTTLSVVSMDQWGRDYHPDISPHSEISAHSSPAYPGADLTPGRGSRGDPPPSYEEAVGHTDIQIEAEPPPQYEDIISNHGNTVIISQGK, encoded by the exons ATGGGAGCCG TGTTCCTGCCAGCAGATACCGCGCACTCGGTGCTGCGGAGGCTCCCGAGAGCAAACTTCTTCTTGGAGGAGATGAAACAAGGGAACATCCAGCGAGAATGCAGGGAGGAAATCTGCAATTATGAAGAAGCCAGGGAGGCGTTTGAGAATGACGAGAAAACG AGGCGGTTCTGGGAGGAGTACCAGCGTGAGAGCAGCCCCAGGCCTGGAGGGCTGGAGTCCATCGCCGGTGGCGTTCATTCCCTGTACCTGATCTTACCCCTGCTGCTGGTTTTGCTGCTCATTGCTGCGGTTTCCATCACTGTTTGGAGATGCCACTCGCGCAAAAGATCCCAGCAGAGCCCTGCCATTGGGCGTCCACAAAGAGACACAACCCTATCAGTGGTGTCAATGGACCAATGGGGTCGGGACTACCATCCTGACATCAGTCCTCACTCAGAGATCAGTGCCCACAGTAGCCCTGCCTACCCAGGTGCTGACCTCACACCTGGGCGGGGCAGTCGGGGTGACCCGCCCCCTTCATACGAGGAAGCTGTGGGCCATACAGATATACAGATTGAAGCAGAGCCTCCACCACAATATGAAGACATCATCAGTAATCACGGTAACACGGTTATTATCTCCCAGGGAAAGTGA